In Syngnathus acus chromosome 5, fSynAcu1.2, whole genome shotgun sequence, a genomic segment contains:
- the LOC119122568 gene encoding PAK4-inhibitor inka2-like, whose amino-acid sequence MLCLRESGECLREHMNYMMRSLQDLKHLRRTCPVACRHARPPSNTQLPIFAVGNPSAVPLSCRPRDQRARLRISSASTASTYDSACCLAAPLEEEEDDYEDDGRSSRLGFNSPSSRKSLDLDSGYSEASWQDEGVVLRRTRNVRVSSSACLRTNRAAGGRVRPKSTSDACLERWTSFEAGDPEDWANALLTRGRSRQPLVLGDNSFADLVQNWMDLPDCPDPPELKPKPRRRLGRSLLGNMRRKLVGLSKSVEERVRLRSVDSHLSRSANAPKRLSCPVVASEPKVPFFHQSYSAIHELDTDFYHFAALMKSGSRQPIICKDIIGYI is encoded by the exons ATG CTGTGCCTCCGAGAGTCCGGCGAGTGTTTGAGGGAGCACATGAACTACATGATGAGATCCCTCCAAGACCTGAAGCATCTGAGGAGGACGTGTCCCGTGGCTTGCAGACACGCTCGCCCTCCCAGCAACACCCAGCTCCCCATCTTTGCCGTCGGCAACCCGTCCGCAGTGCCGCTGTCTTGCCGACCCAGAGATCAGCGTGCCCGTCTCAGAATATCCAGCGCCAGCACGGCCAGCACCTACGACTCAGCCTGCTGCCTGGCCGCCCctctggaggaagaggaggatgactACGAGGACGACGGCCGCAGTAGTCGTCTGGGCTTCAACTCACCCAGTAGCCGCAAGAGTTTGGACTTGGACTCCGGGTACTCTGAGGCGTCGTGGCAAGACGAGGGGGTGGTCCTCAGGAGGACGAGGAACGTACGCGTGTCATCCTCGGCCTGCCTCCGCACCAACAGAGCGGCAGGCGGGCGCGTTAGGCCCAAATCGACGTCAGACGCTTGTCTGGAGAGGTGGACGTCCTTCGAGGCGGGCGACCCGGAGGACTGGGCCAACGCTTTGCTGACCAGAGGACGCAGCCGCCAACCTCTGGTTTTGGGAGACAACAGCTTTGCGGACCTCGTACAGAACTGGATGGACCTACCCGATTGTCCCGATCCCCCCGAGCTCAAACCAAAACCCAGACGCAGATTGGGACGAAGCCTTTTGGGCAACATGCGGAGGAAACTCGTCGGCTTGTCAAAGTCCGTGGAGGAGAGAGTGAGGTTGAGGTCCGTGGACTCTCATCTCAGCAGATCAGCCAACGCCCCCAAGCGTCTCTCGTGTCCCGTCGTGGCATCTGAGCCAAAGGTCCCCTTTTTCCACCAGTCCTATTCAGCCATTCACGAGCTGGACACAGACTTTTACCACTTTGCCGCTCTCATGAAGTCGGGGAGCAGGCAGCCAATCATATGCAAGGACATCATTGGCTACATCTGA